Proteins encoded by one window of Bacillus sp. DTU_2020_1000418_1_SI_GHA_SEK_038:
- a CDS encoding class D sortase, which translates to MFAKKQFVLISASIIMLTGMGLVLFSIKDIYIHEKNKKTSLIEAKEKVQIKSQEQEHDLDLQNEQKEIINSFKKGEVIGILEIPKLQVELPIVEGTSEYELEKGVGHYSSTALPGQPDQILLSGHRETVFRRLGDLRNGDVFHVIMPYGSFSYEITGSQIVEANDTTVIKSTAPTETLTVSTCYPFSYIGDAPYRYVLTAHRTEKPVTN; encoded by the coding sequence GTGTTTGCCAAGAAACAATTCGTTCTTATTTCCGCTTCAATCATTATGTTAACGGGGATGGGACTTGTACTTTTCTCAATAAAAGATATTTATATCCATGAGAAGAACAAAAAAACTTCTTTAATAGAAGCTAAAGAGAAAGTCCAAATTAAGTCTCAAGAACAGGAACATGATCTTGATCTTCAAAATGAACAAAAGGAGATTATTAACTCATTCAAAAAAGGAGAGGTGATCGGAATTTTAGAAATCCCTAAACTTCAAGTTGAGCTTCCGATTGTTGAAGGGACGAGCGAATATGAACTAGAAAAAGGAGTTGGCCATTACTCCAGTACGGCTCTGCCAGGACAGCCTGATCAAATTCTGCTTTCCGGCCACCGGGAAACTGTCTTTCGCCGACTCGGAGATTTAAGAAATGGGGATGTATTTCACGTCATCATGCCATATGGCTCCTTTAGCTACGAAATTACAGGCTCCCAAATTGTCGAAGCAAATGATACAACTGTTATCAAATCTACCGCACCTACAGAAACACTAACAGTCTCCACCTGTTATCCCTTTTCCTATATTGGTGACGCCCCTTATCGCTATGTGTTAACCGCACATCGAACAGAAAAACCCGTTACAAATTAA
- a CDS encoding helix-turn-helix domain-containing protein, producing MVGIRIKRLRIEKGLSINELSEKAGVSKSYLSYIERGIQQNPSLQVLSRLAKTLDTDVEDLLDQRKKAEPTEMIQVDREWIELVHDAIDNGVTKEEFAHYLDFIKFKNMNGGNE from the coding sequence ATGGTTGGAATCCGTATAAAGAGGTTAAGAATAGAAAAGGGGTTATCCATCAATGAGCTGTCCGAAAAAGCGGGTGTATCTAAATCCTATTTAAGTTACATAGAAAGAGGCATTCAACAAAATCCATCTCTGCAAGTGTTATCAAGACTAGCAAAAACTCTTGATACGGATGTTGAGGATTTATTGGATCAGAGAAAAAAAGCAGAGCCAACTGAGATGATTCAAGTAGATCGTGAATGGATTGAATTGGTCCATGATGCGATTGATAATGGAGTGACGAAAGAGGAATTTGCTCATTATTTGGATTTTATTAAATTTAAGAACATGAACGGGGGCAATGAATAA